A genomic window from Ferrimicrobium acidiphilum DSM 19497 includes:
- a CDS encoding NAD(P)/FAD-dependent oxidoreductase: MRILVAGAGPAGSLVSILLARDGHDVVLADRAQFPRDKACGDVIGPLALAVLERVGVDLGADRHHIGSMWLGFEGREMLMPARPGLGHRGFGLTIPRRDFDDLLYRQALSEGAVARNGVVSGVARLGNRLRARISDQNDEFDVVIGADGANSSVARSMNMTDQGRILLGFALRRHVPGSAKADRVDLLLRNGPAATPGYGWVFDQGDNQLNLGIGIGVGSDRSRAKGARELLDRYQQDLVDRGVVKLGGGHQEMGGWLKMGLVGTRVATDGVYLVGDAAGLVNPLQGEGIAAALVSASLCASVVDRSGPDGAAAYRSAIHEHFGGFLSTGYLAQSIALGHPKVADLAMRSLVRAGSHSERIASAWGMFWNDLTQYSGPQPGSFGAWLALTAGMRLARATRARLSWDD; the protein is encoded by the coding sequence GTGAGGATTCTCGTAGCTGGAGCTGGGCCAGCGGGATCGCTAGTGAGCATACTTTTAGCTAGAGATGGACACGACGTAGTGCTCGCAGATCGAGCCCAATTTCCTAGAGATAAGGCTTGTGGAGATGTGATTGGCCCACTCGCTCTCGCGGTGCTAGAGCGAGTGGGGGTCGATCTTGGTGCTGATCGGCACCACATTGGGTCGATGTGGCTCGGATTCGAGGGGCGTGAGATGTTGATGCCAGCTCGTCCTGGGCTTGGTCATCGGGGATTTGGCTTGACCATTCCCAGGCGCGACTTTGACGACCTTCTCTACAGGCAAGCTCTCTCTGAAGGTGCCGTAGCTAGGAATGGAGTAGTCAGCGGGGTTGCGAGACTGGGTAATCGACTTCGTGCGCGGATTTCCGATCAGAACGATGAGTTTGATGTAGTTATTGGGGCCGATGGTGCAAACTCAAGCGTTGCGCGCTCTATGAACATGACCGACCAGGGACGGATCCTCCTCGGTTTCGCGTTGCGACGCCACGTCCCAGGTTCTGCCAAGGCCGATAGGGTTGACCTGCTGCTTAGGAACGGCCCAGCTGCTACCCCTGGGTATGGATGGGTCTTCGATCAGGGAGACAACCAGCTGAATCTTGGTATTGGTATCGGTGTTGGCTCTGACCGTAGCCGTGCAAAGGGAGCGCGGGAGCTATTGGATCGTTATCAGCAGGATCTCGTTGATCGTGGTGTTGTAAAGCTCGGTGGTGGTCACCAGGAGATGGGAGGCTGGTTGAAAATGGGACTCGTCGGGACTCGAGTGGCTACCGATGGCGTCTATTTGGTTGGGGATGCAGCTGGACTCGTCAATCCATTGCAGGGAGAGGGGATCGCAGCTGCACTCGTTAGCGCTTCGTTATGCGCTTCGGTGGTCGACCGATCTGGTCCGGACGGAGCGGCAGCCTATCGATCTGCGATCCACGAACACTTCGGCGGCTTTCTCTCTACCGGCTATCTTGCCCAGAGCATTGCGCTCGGCCACCCCAAGGTCGCTGATTTAGCTATGCGGTCGCTGGTTCGCGCTGGCAGCCACTCTGAGCGCATCGCGAGCGCCTGGGGGATGTTTTGGAACGACCTAACCCAGTATTCTGGACCGCAACCAGGCTCTTTTGGCGCTTGGCTTGCATTGACCGCCGGTATGAGATTAGCCAGAGCGACCCGAGCGAGACTTAGTTGGGATGATTAG
- a CDS encoding pyridoxamine 5'-phosphate oxidase family protein, which produces MTTHAELTKDDIDFIHSQELFFVATAPLSDHGHINCSPKGLRDTLYLPDPRHVAYLDLTGSGAETIAHLRENGRITLMFCSFAGVPNILRIYGSGQPLLPGGSRYDSLITKFPSRQGARAIILITISSIANSCGYGVPMAAQMRQRERLENWIAAKGEEDLKTYRKRHNTRSIDGLPAIP; this is translated from the coding sequence ATGACTACGCACGCTGAGCTGACAAAAGATGACATAGACTTCATCCACAGTCAGGAGTTGTTTTTTGTTGCGACAGCACCGCTTAGCGACCATGGCCACATCAACTGTTCTCCCAAAGGCTTGCGTGATACCCTTTATCTTCCGGATCCTCGTCACGTGGCCTATTTGGATCTGACCGGCTCGGGTGCGGAGACGATCGCTCATCTTCGAGAAAACGGGCGAATCACCTTGATGTTCTGTTCTTTTGCCGGGGTGCCAAACATCCTCCGGATCTACGGTAGCGGTCAACCGCTGCTTCCCGGCGGTTCAAGATATGACTCGCTGATCACCAAGTTTCCCAGTCGTCAAGGTGCTCGAGCCATTATCTTGATCACGATCTCGAGCATCGCGAACTCTTGTGGTTATGGAGTACCGATGGCGGCACAGATGCGTCAACGTGAACGGCTTGAGAACTGGATTGCCGCCAAAGGGGAGGAGGACTTGAAGACCTATCGAAAGCGCCACAACACCCGCAGCATCGATGGCCTGCCGGCAATCCCATAA
- a CDS encoding prephenate dehydratase — MVQNREQPMICFAGPLGSSDHRVIELFGFTEFDPLPMPSVEQVIFTVSTTPGLLGVLPIENSTEGELTLTLDRLIFDAEDAMIVGEAVLAEEIWGFSLNGEASVHTVISHSMILDLCADFIRHRGMNVRHAISTKAACDEVVSARDAGLMALAPPSVGAQAGLNAVATEVAQVSELRTRYALIANTLPAPTGSDRTMLAIVPRFDAVGALSEIASQFKNHDVNMTSILSRPLAGERDVHCFVVVADGHAHVDPVRSLLRSLLRAGHQVKLMGCYPRWAEKEVVTPSTQLPRGVLLYEDTSPPDA; from the coding sequence TTGGTACAGAACCGTGAACAGCCTATGATCTGTTTCGCTGGACCGCTGGGCAGTTCCGACCATCGAGTCATCGAGCTTTTTGGGTTCACAGAGTTTGATCCCTTACCGATGCCATCGGTAGAGCAGGTCATCTTTACGGTATCTACCACACCTGGACTCCTGGGCGTGCTCCCTATCGAGAACTCCACGGAGGGCGAGCTAACTCTAACGCTCGATCGTCTGATATTTGACGCTGAGGATGCGATGATCGTCGGTGAGGCGGTTCTCGCCGAAGAAATTTGGGGTTTTTCCTTAAATGGCGAGGCGTCTGTGCATACAGTTATCTCTCATTCAATGATTCTGGACCTCTGTGCGGACTTTATTCGTCATCGTGGGATGAACGTACGCCACGCAATCTCAACCAAAGCAGCCTGTGACGAGGTCGTTAGTGCACGAGATGCGGGGCTCATGGCACTCGCACCACCGAGTGTTGGCGCCCAAGCGGGGCTTAATGCCGTTGCAACTGAGGTGGCTCAGGTGAGTGAGCTTAGAACACGGTATGCCTTGATCGCGAACACCCTTCCAGCACCTACTGGTTCTGACCGCACGATGCTGGCTATAGTTCCGCGGTTTGATGCTGTAGGTGCATTGAGTGAGATCGCGAGTCAGTTCAAGAACCATGATGTCAACATGACCTCAATTCTTTCGCGCCCACTTGCGGGTGAACGAGATGTCCACTGCTTTGTCGTCGTGGCTGATGGACACGCACACGTGGATCCGGTGCGTTCATTACTCCGTTCGCTCCTGCGAGCCGGGCACCAGGTTAAATTGATGGGTTGCTATCCTCGTTGGGCGGAAAAAGAGGTAGTGACACCTTCAACACAGCTACCTCGTGGAGTATTACTTTACGAAGATACCTCTCCGCCTGACGCTTAG
- a CDS encoding helix-turn-helix domain-containing protein, producing the protein MSIRERLYPQEQELSVLVRHCSDARYVWNLALEQRNSWRRRRSQRITTHSQDARTR; encoded by the coding sequence ATGAGTATTCGTGAGCGACTTTATCCACAAGAGCAGGAGTTATCCGTTCTCGTGCGTCACTGCTCCGATGCTCGCTATGTCTGGAATCTAGCACTTGAACAACGCAACTCATGGAGACGCCGACGATCACAGAGGATCACCACCCATTCTCAAGATGCTAGAACTCGCTGA
- a CDS encoding RNA-guided endonuclease InsQ/TnpB family protein: MNNATHGDADDHRGSPPILKMLELAEARKLTWLKEGSSTIQQQALRDLNQAFQNWWKRPDHFGHPIWPKAGINEGFVIRDLSIRRLNRKWGQAFIPKCGWVKFRVTCEWRDIETALSARVTKDRAGRWFVSFTRLAPQIEREPTGEIVGLDMGVTHTVATSKGKFLDMKLLTNRERQPKRRLQRKLARQTKGSNRRNATKLAISKGDRSTQRLDRVDHDLIALEDLGVKGHDPFDHGHGQEPRQERCSEVRTQQVYPRTGLGYVPQTAH, from the coding sequence TTGAACAACGCAACTCATGGAGACGCCGACGATCACAGAGGATCACCACCCATTCTCAAGATGCTAGAACTCGCTGAGGCTCGCAAGCTAACTTGGCTCAAAGAAGGCTCGTCCACAATTCAACAACAGGCTCTTCGAGACCTAAATCAAGCATTTCAAAACTGGTGGAAACGACCAGACCATTTCGGGCACCCCATTTGGCCTAAAGCCGGTATCAATGAAGGCTTTGTAATACGGGATCTGTCTATTCGACGGCTCAACCGCAAGTGGGGCCAGGCGTTCATCCCTAAGTGTGGGTGGGTTAAGTTCCGCGTCACCTGTGAGTGGCGTGATATAGAGACAGCGTTGTCCGCACGAGTTACCAAAGATCGCGCCGGACGATGGTTTGTGAGCTTCACCCGTCTAGCTCCACAGATTGAACGCGAGCCTACCGGCGAGATAGTCGGCCTGGACATGGGTGTCACTCATACGGTGGCTACATCCAAGGGCAAGTTTCTCGATATGAAACTACTCACCAACCGAGAGCGCCAACCTAAGAGGCGACTACAACGCAAACTAGCTAGACAGACCAAAGGCTCCAACCGTCGCAATGCCACAAAGCTAGCTATCAGCAAAGGAGACCGATCAACGCAAAGACTGGATCGAGTGGACCACGACCTGATTGCCCTAGAGGATTTGGGGGTCAAGGGACATGACCCGTTCGACCACGGGCACGGTCAAGAACCCAGGCAAGAACGTTGCTCAGAAGTCCGGACTCAACAGGTCTATCCTCGAACAGGGCTGGGGTATGTTCCACAGACGGCTCACTGA
- a CDS encoding prephenate dehydrogenase has product MSVEPLDRVGIVGLGHMGASLAGALAPHVAVVGYDLSTASVDYVRRQFEVEVTRSLEDLVRASDVVVIASPTPSVRQIRDEIDRLAGAMGRRPVVCDIASVKRELALDSPMPSTIRYVSLHPMTGREGNGAKSADPSIFVHANWALVLTGHEEPGALALATRVPLMLGNGVVPIELTDHDRAIAMVSTLPHVSAVALGRLVGEGESHALLQLLAAGSIRDSVRVARTEPTRIVEMLYPNRSQLKAAIDALISELEACRDNLDDEAWLLAWTQSGHRGAEGLLPRNDSKRMHRVPLPELASEFQRMARVGGVVVELTQSAETIMIVSVGGETSGDELS; this is encoded by the coding sequence GTGTCTGTAGAGCCTCTAGACCGGGTTGGAATTGTCGGTCTGGGCCACATGGGTGCTTCTCTTGCTGGCGCACTGGCACCGCACGTCGCAGTGGTCGGGTATGACCTCAGCACAGCCTCGGTTGACTACGTGCGACGGCAGTTTGAGGTAGAGGTAACCAGGTCGCTAGAGGACCTTGTTCGTGCGAGTGATGTCGTTGTCATTGCATCACCTACACCATCGGTGCGACAGATCCGCGATGAGATCGACCGATTAGCGGGTGCCATGGGGCGACGTCCTGTTGTCTGCGATATAGCCTCGGTGAAGCGTGAACTAGCGCTCGATAGTCCTATGCCATCAACAATACGCTACGTGAGCCTGCATCCAATGACAGGGCGCGAAGGGAATGGAGCCAAGAGCGCAGACCCCTCTATTTTTGTCCACGCCAATTGGGCGCTGGTACTCACCGGCCATGAGGAACCAGGCGCGCTGGCGCTAGCGACTCGGGTACCTCTGATGCTGGGCAATGGAGTCGTCCCAATCGAACTGACGGATCATGATCGTGCCATTGCCATGGTGTCAACGTTGCCACATGTTAGCGCGGTGGCGCTTGGGCGCCTGGTGGGAGAGGGCGAAAGCCATGCTCTCCTTCAACTTTTGGCGGCGGGTTCGATTCGCGACAGTGTTCGTGTGGCGCGCACTGAACCAACTCGCATTGTCGAGATGCTCTATCCGAATCGCAGCCAGCTCAAGGCGGCGATTGACGCTTTGATCTCGGAGCTCGAGGCGTGCCGAGATAACTTGGATGATGAAGCCTGGCTGCTTGCTTGGACTCAGTCGGGTCATCGGGGAGCTGAGGGTCTGCTGCCCCGTAACGACTCCAAGAGAATGCATCGCGTTCCCCTTCCCGAACTGGCTTCGGAGTTCCAAAGGATGGCTCGAGTTGGAGGCGTGGTCGTAGAGCTCACCCAGTCAGCGGAGACGATCATGATTGTCTCAGTCGGTGGCGAGACGAGTGGAGACGAGTTGTCTTAA
- a CDS encoding sensor domain-containing diguanylate cyclase has protein sequence MSCRLSGSEYIDSAQLPTRLVTGVENVERLNGVDNLQLSGHLGDKDFDAIVASLGIGCHVPIAVVNIVTPGKQTYAAEIGVGESSTSVPDEESFCAEVVNTGRSLVVADAATHRVYRANPLVRDHVVAAYAGEPLVDNGIVIGSVAIFDSQPREFTSDELSLLRHLAQLASAVLGLRRAAMTDSLTGLPNRAWCVEYIQRAVAQLLGTGQLLAVLFVDLDGFKEINDHFGHAVGDHVLKVMAAAMRSHIRPTDSLARLGGDEFVIICPDLGEPSDAVRIGERLLRAADDSMSFETGAAANISLSVGIAVTGDPHESVDNLLRRADGAMYRAKLRLGSAVELAVVT, from the coding sequence ATGAGTTGTCGGTTAAGTGGTTCTGAATACATCGACTCTGCCCAGTTGCCAACAAGACTGGTGACTGGTGTCGAGAACGTCGAGAGATTGAATGGTGTAGATAATCTTCAACTGTCAGGTCATTTGGGAGACAAGGACTTTGATGCGATAGTTGCATCGCTGGGAATTGGCTGTCATGTTCCTATAGCTGTTGTGAATATCGTAACTCCAGGCAAGCAAACGTATGCTGCCGAGATCGGAGTAGGGGAAAGTTCCACTAGCGTGCCTGACGAAGAGTCCTTTTGTGCTGAAGTCGTCAATACCGGACGGAGCCTGGTTGTGGCCGATGCCGCGACGCATCGGGTCTATCGAGCCAATCCGTTAGTGCGTGACCATGTGGTTGCTGCCTATGCGGGAGAACCGCTGGTTGACAACGGGATTGTCATCGGAAGTGTCGCGATCTTTGATTCTCAGCCGAGGGAGTTCACCAGCGATGAGCTAAGTCTTCTTCGCCATCTTGCTCAACTTGCATCTGCAGTCCTGGGGCTGCGGCGCGCCGCGATGACCGACTCGCTAACTGGTCTCCCAAATCGTGCCTGGTGTGTTGAATACATACAACGAGCCGTTGCGCAGCTGTTGGGTACCGGGCAGCTGCTCGCCGTGCTCTTTGTCGATCTCGATGGCTTCAAAGAGATTAATGATCACTTCGGTCATGCCGTTGGAGATCATGTCTTGAAGGTGATGGCTGCCGCGATGAGGAGTCATATCCGGCCTACAGATTCGCTCGCGAGACTCGGGGGTGACGAGTTTGTTATCATCTGTCCGGATCTTGGTGAACCGAGCGATGCGGTGCGGATTGGGGAGCGTTTGTTACGCGCGGCGGATGACTCTATGAGTTTTGAAACCGGTGCCGCCGCCAATATCTCTTTGAGTGTAGGGATTGCGGTGACTGGTGATCCGCATGAGAGCGTAGACAACCTCTTGCGGCGAGCAGATGGAGCCATGTATCGGGCGAAGCTCAGACTAGGTTCGGCGGTGGAGCTCGCGGTCGTCACTTAG